In one Thioclava sp. ES.031 genomic region, the following are encoded:
- the radA gene encoding DNA repair protein RadA: protein MAKQSAIFRCAECGATHAKWSGRCDACGAWNSIHEEAPISTTPGSGMKGAKGKVIPLTALDTKETPPARVKSGMEELDRVLGGGLVAASAVLVGGDPGIGKSTLLLQATASFARKGVKALYISGEEAASQVRMRAQRLGLADAPVGLGAETSLRDILTTLETERPDLVIIDSIQTMWSDNVDSAPGSVSQLRAAAHELVSFAKKRGTAVILVGHVTKEGQIAGPRVIEHMVDTVLYFEGERGHQFRILRAVKNRFGPASEIGVFEMTGAGLAEVANPSALFLSERGQPAPGSAVFAGIEGTRPVLTEIQALVAPSTLASPRRTVVGLDSGRISTILAVLESRCGIPFAGLDVFLNVAGGMKVVEPAADLAAAAALLSAREDVALPADMVIFGEISLSGALRPVGQAENRLKEAAKLGFSQAIAPSGTKAEGSSGMALRKLGDLVTFTGEMFGAG from the coding sequence ATGGCCAAGCAATCCGCGATCTTCCGCTGTGCCGAATGCGGCGCGACGCACGCCAAATGGTCCGGGCGTTGCGACGCCTGCGGGGCGTGGAACTCGATCCACGAAGAAGCGCCGATCTCGACCACGCCCGGCTCTGGGATGAAGGGCGCGAAAGGCAAGGTGATCCCGCTCACCGCGCTCGACACGAAGGAAACCCCGCCTGCCCGCGTGAAATCGGGCATGGAGGAATTGGACCGGGTCTTGGGCGGCGGTCTGGTCGCGGCCTCGGCGGTTCTGGTGGGCGGCGATCCGGGCATCGGGAAATCGACGCTTTTGCTGCAAGCGACGGCCAGCTTCGCCCGCAAAGGCGTGAAGGCGCTCTATATCTCGGGCGAGGAAGCGGCGAGCCAGGTGCGGATGCGCGCGCAACGTCTTGGGCTTGCCGATGCGCCGGTCGGTCTGGGCGCGGAAACGTCCCTGCGCGACATCCTGACGACGCTGGAAACCGAGCGCCCCGACCTCGTGATCATCGATTCGATCCAGACCATGTGGTCGGACAATGTCGACAGCGCGCCGGGATCGGTGAGCCAGCTGCGCGCCGCTGCACACGAATTGGTGAGCTTCGCCAAAAAGCGCGGCACCGCCGTGATCCTCGTGGGTCATGTGACCAAGGAAGGCCAGATCGCCGGCCCGCGCGTGATCGAGCATATGGTCGACACGGTGCTCTATTTCGAGGGCGAGCGCGGTCATCAGTTCCGTATTCTGCGCGCGGTGAAGAACCGCTTCGGCCCGGCTTCCGAGATCGGCGTCTTCGAGATGACCGGCGCGGGTCTGGCCGAGGTCGCCAACCCCTCGGCCCTGTTCCTGTCCGAGCGCGGTCAACCCGCACCGGGCTCGGCGGTTTTCGCAGGAATTGAAGGCACGCGACCGGTGCTGACCGAGATTCAAGCGCTGGTTGCACCCTCCACGCTCGCCTCGCCGCGACGCACCGTGGTCGGGCTCGACAGCGGACGGATCTCAACCATTCTCGCGGTGCTGGAATCGCGCTGCGGCATCCCGTTTGCGGGGCTCGACGTGTTCCTGAATGTCGCGGGCGGCATGAAGGTCGTGGAGCCCGCAGCCGACCTCGCCGCTGCCGCAGCCCTTCTCAGCGCGCGCGAAGATGTGGCACTGCCTGCCGATATGGTCATTTTCGGCGAAATCAGCCTGTCGGGCGCGCTGCGTCCCGTGGGTCAGGCGGAAAACAGGTTGAAAGAAGCGGCGAAACTTGGTTTTTCACAGGCGATCGCACCCTCGGGAACGAAAGCCGAAGGGTCGAGCGGGATGGCATTGCGCAAGCTGGGCGATCTCGTGACATTTACCGGGGAGATGTTCGGCGCCGGTTAA
- a CDS encoding alpha/beta fold hydrolase gives MPRDQRQGAEVFWQSFGQGERPAIAIHCTLGSSNLWAKALIPLGQQIHAVAFDQPSHGQSAPWRGDVSEPGGFQTQVTRIAASFIERPVDLIGHSFGASVALRIAVGAPEAVRSLTLIEPVLFAALPEDDPDWQDLRAKQDHFEQLIEAGDYEPAARGFMRDWGTGQPWDSYSETQRERFTACMPMVENISRANFEDPAQIARPDGIEQIDAPTMIIHGDRSPATMPKVAEAIAARLPDVGVACVEGAGHMLPATHPEQCASLIAANLDRS, from the coding sequence ATGCCGCGTGATCAACGACAAGGGGCGGAAGTGTTCTGGCAAAGCTTCGGTCAGGGCGAGCGCCCCGCCATCGCGATCCATTGCACGCTCGGCAGTTCGAACCTCTGGGCGAAGGCGCTGATACCGCTCGGCCAGCAGATCCATGCCGTCGCCTTCGATCAGCCGAGCCACGGGCAATCCGCGCCGTGGCGCGGCGATGTGAGCGAGCCGGGCGGTTTCCAGACGCAGGTGACGCGCATCGCGGCGAGCTTCATCGAGCGCCCCGTGGACCTGATCGGGCATAGTTTCGGTGCCTCGGTCGCGCTGCGTATCGCGGTGGGCGCCCCCGAGGCCGTCCGCTCGCTGACCTTGATCGAGCCGGTGCTGTTCGCAGCCCTCCCCGAGGACGACCCGGATTGGCAGGACCTGCGCGCCAAGCAGGACCATTTCGAGCAATTGATAGAAGCGGGCGATTACGAGCCTGCCGCGCGCGGCTTCATGCGCGACTGGGGCACCGGTCAGCCGTGGGACAGCTATTCCGAGACGCAGCGCGAGCGCTTCACCGCGTGCATGCCGATGGTCGAGAACATCAGCCGCGCCAATTTCGAAGATCCGGCACAGATCGCGCGGCCCGACGGGATCGAGCAGATCGACGCGCCCACGATGATCATCCACGGCGACCGCTCGCCCGCGACGATGCCGAAAGTGGCCGAGGCGATCGCTGCGCGGTTGCCCGATGTGGGCGTCGCCTGTGTCGAGGGCGCGGGCCATATGCTGCCCGCCACCCATCCCGAGCAATGTGCGAGCCTGATCGCCGCCAATCTGGACCGCAGCTGA
- a CDS encoding 2-hydroxychromene-2-carboxylate isomerase, with translation MARIDYYFGTFSPWAYLGGPRFEEIATRHGAEVTYKPLDLLGLFDRTGGVRPAQRHQSRMEYRMQELKRWSARLGMEMNTTPPGYPPNPAPSSYAIIAAQKAGGGDVGGLVNAILRACWAEDKDIASDEVIRAALEANGFDGNLATTGLFDGAVTYEKNLEDAVEAGVFGSPFYIVTDTDERFWGQDHLELLDDYLGTL, from the coding sequence ATGGCACGGATCGACTACTATTTCGGCACGTTCAGCCCCTGGGCCTACCTCGGCGGACCGCGATTCGAAGAAATCGCGACGCGTCACGGGGCCGAAGTCACCTATAAACCGCTCGATCTTCTGGGCCTGTTCGACCGCACCGGCGGGGTGCGCCCGGCGCAGCGCCACCAGAGCCGGATGGAATACCGGATGCAGGAGCTCAAGCGCTGGTCGGCGCGGCTCGGGATGGAGATGAACACCACCCCGCCCGGCTATCCGCCGAACCCCGCACCGTCCTCCTACGCGATCATCGCGGCGCAAAAAGCCGGTGGCGGCGATGTGGGCGGTCTGGTGAACGCGATCCTGCGCGCCTGCTGGGCCGAGGATAAGGACATCGCCTCGGACGAGGTGATCCGCGCGGCGCTCGAAGCCAACGGCTTCGACGGCAATCTGGCGACCACCGGCCTCTTCGATGGCGCGGTCACCTATGAGAAGAACCTCGAGGACGCGGTCGAGGCCGGGGTCTTCGGCTCGCCCTTCTATATCGTGACCGATACCGACGAGCGGTTCTGGGGTCAGGACCATCTGGAGCTGCTCGACGACTATCTGGGGACGCTCTGA
- a CDS encoding ribose-phosphate pyrophosphokinase, with translation MSVVTEPKLISGNSNKPLAQSIARRMSMHRGMSVGLVDARVERFNDGEIFVEVFENVRGEDMFIIQPTSNPANDNLMELLIITDALKRSSADRITAVIPYFGYARQDRRTKARTPISAKLVANLLTEAGVDRILTLDLHAAQIQGFFDIPVDNLYASPVFALDILHNFKGQTDDIMVVSPDVGGVARARELAKRIDAPLSIVDKRREKAGEVAGMTVIGDVKGQKCIIVDDMVDTAGTLCKAADLLMEHGATEVHAYISHGVLSGPAVERVTNSALKSLVITDSIEPTDAVKACPNIRIVPTAPMFAQAILNTWSGTSVSSLFETDTLVPIYEGMYTRD, from the coding sequence ATGTCCGTCGTCACTGAACCGAAGCTCATCTCCGGAAATTCCAACAAACCGCTCGCGCAATCCATCGCGCGGCGCATGTCGATGCATCGCGGCATGTCAGTCGGTTTGGTGGATGCGCGGGTCGAGCGTTTCAACGATGGCGAGATTTTCGTCGAAGTTTTCGAGAACGTTCGCGGCGAGGACATGTTCATCATCCAGCCGACCTCGAACCCGGCCAATGACAACCTGATGGAGTTGCTGATCATCACCGACGCGCTCAAACGCTCTTCGGCCGATCGCATCACCGCCGTGATCCCCTATTTCGGCTATGCCCGTCAGGATCGCCGCACCAAGGCCCGCACGCCGATCTCGGCCAAGCTGGTTGCGAACCTGCTGACCGAAGCCGGGGTCGACCGCATCCTGACGCTCGACCTGCATGCAGCCCAGATCCAGGGCTTCTTCGATATCCCGGTGGATAACCTCTACGCCTCGCCGGTCTTCGCGCTCGATATCCTGCACAACTTCAAAGGCCAGACCGACGATATCATGGTCGTCTCGCCCGACGTCGGCGGCGTGGCCCGCGCGCGTGAGCTGGCCAAGCGGATCGACGCACCGCTCTCCATCGTCGACAAGCGCCGCGAGAAGGCGGGCGAAGTGGCCGGCATGACCGTGATCGGCGACGTGAAGGGCCAGAAATGCATCATCGTCGACGACATGGTCGACACGGCGGGCACGCTCTGCAAAGCCGCCGATCTGTTGATGGAGCACGGCGCGACCGAGGTTCACGCCTATATCTCCCACGGCGTCCTGTCGGGCCCGGCGGTCGAGCGCGTGACCAATTCGGCGCTGAAGTCGCTGGTCATCACCGACTCGATCGAGCCAACCGACGCCGTGAAAGCTTGCCCCAATATCCGCATCGTGCCGACCGCACCGATGTTCGCGCAGGCGATACTCAATACCTGGTCGGGCACGTCCGTGTCGTCGCTCTTCGAGACCGACACGCTCGTACCTATCTACGAGGGCATGTACACCCGCGACTGA
- a CDS encoding DMT family transporter: protein MRLFALTALVMVAFAANSVLNRMAVHDAGWGPATTGFVRLASGALVLLILAIRAKGARGLRLPGAVLAAGVATLALYIFGFSIASGLIDAGVGALTLFGMVQITMFAGALWLREAISLWRWIGAGLAFAGLAVLLLPASGAAHIDPRGFAMMALAGIGWGLYSLNGRRTGDPLVATALNFALATPLALIWMLGAGDWGQGESWGWTPAILSGAVTSGLGYALWYRVIPQIPASLAAIAQLSVPLIAALGGAVLLAETPSERFWLAAALVIGGIALSLRRKT, encoded by the coding sequence ATGCGCCTTTTCGCCCTTACCGCCCTCGTCATGGTCGCCTTCGCGGCCAATTCGGTGCTCAACCGGATGGCGGTGCATGATGCGGGATGGGGCCCTGCCACGACGGGCTTCGTGCGGCTCGCCTCGGGGGCGCTGGTGCTGTTGATCCTTGCGATCCGGGCCAAAGGCGCGCGCGGGCTGCGGCTGCCGGGCGCGGTGCTGGCGGCCGGGGTCGCGACGCTCGCGCTTTATATCTTCGGGTTCTCCATCGCGAGCGGGCTGATCGATGCGGGCGTCGGCGCGCTGACGCTGTTCGGGATGGTGCAGATCACCATGTTCGCAGGCGCGCTATGGCTGCGAGAGGCGATCTCGCTCTGGCGCTGGATCGGGGCGGGGCTGGCCTTTGCGGGGCTGGCTGTTCTGCTGCTGCCCGCCTCGGGTGCCGCTCATATCGACCCGCGCGGATTTGCGATGATGGCGCTGGCCGGGATCGGCTGGGGGCTCTATTCGCTCAACGGACGACGCACGGGCGATCCGCTGGTCGCCACCGCACTCAATTTCGCACTCGCCACGCCGCTGGCGCTGATCTGGATGCTTGGCGCGGGCGATTGGGGGCAGGGAGAAAGCTGGGGCTGGACGCCTGCGATCCTCTCGGGCGCGGTCACCTCGGGGCTGGGCTATGCGCTGTGGTATCGCGTGATACCCCAAATCCCCGCGAGCCTCGCCGCCATCGCTCAACTCTCCGTGCCCTTGATCGCGGCGCTGGGCGGGGCGGTTTTGCTCGCGGAGACGCCTTCGGAACGCTTCTGGCTGGCCGCGGCGCTGGTGATCGGCGGGATCGCCCTCTCGCTGAGGCGAAAAACCTGA
- a CDS encoding superoxide dismutase, which yields MAFELPDLPYAHDALADLGMSKETLEYHHDIHHKAYVDNGNKAIAGTEWEGKSVEEIVKGTYQPNAVAQSGIFNNASQHWNHTQFWEMMGPGASAMPGELEKALTESFGSVDKFKEDFAAAGAGQFGSGWAWLVKDTDGSLKVTKTENGVNPLCFGQTALLGCDVWEHSYYIDFRNKRPAYLSNFLDKLVNWENVASRM from the coding sequence ATGGCTTTTGAACTTCCCGATCTTCCCTATGCCCACGACGCACTCGCGGATCTCGGCATGTCGAAGGAAACCCTCGAATATCACCACGACATTCACCACAAGGCCTATGTCGATAACGGCAACAAGGCGATTGCCGGTACCGAATGGGAAGGCAAGTCGGTCGAAGAGATCGTGAAGGGCACCTACCAGCCGAACGCGGTTGCGCAGAGCGGCATCTTCAACAACGCCTCGCAGCATTGGAACCACACCCAGTTCTGGGAAATGATGGGTCCGGGCGCCTCGGCCATGCCGGGCGAGCTGGAAAAGGCGCTGACCGAAAGCTTCGGCTCGGTCGACAAGTTCAAGGAAGACTTCGCCGCCGCAGGCGCGGGCCAGTTCGGCTCGGGCTGGGCATGGCTCGTGAAGGACACCGACGGGTCGCTGAAAGTGACCAAGACCGAGAACGGCGTGAACCCGCTGTGCTTCGGCCAGACCGCGCTTCTGGGCTGCGACGTGTGGGAGCACTCCTACTACATCGATTTCCGCAACAAGCGCCCCGCCTACCTGTCGAACTTCCTCGACAAGCTGGTGAACTGGGAAAACGTCGCGTCGCGCATGTAA
- a CDS encoding host attachment protein — translation MTKLSKGTWVVIADGEKALFLENMMDDQDPNLVVRRIDEQENPPDHEQGTDSPGRMADDGPGHRSAFQETDWHELAKMRFADDLAERLYKMVHKGRIERLVIVAAPRVLGEIRSALHKEVSDVVVAEIDKTLTNHPRDEIEKLVKEELATA, via the coding sequence ATGACCAAGCTTTCCAAAGGCACCTGGGTTGTGATCGCGGATGGCGAGAAGGCGCTGTTTCTTGAAAACATGATGGACGACCAGGATCCCAACCTCGTCGTGCGCCGCATCGACGAGCAGGAGAACCCGCCGGATCACGAGCAGGGCACCGACAGCCCCGGCCGCATGGCCGATGACGGCCCCGGCCATCGCTCGGCCTTCCAGGAGACCGACTGGCACGAGCTGGCGAAAATGCGCTTCGCCGACGATCTGGCAGAGCGGCTCTACAAGATGGTTCATAAGGGCCGGATCGAGCGGCTGGTGATCGTTGCGGCGCCGCGCGTCCTGGGCGAGATCCGCTCTGCACTGCATAAGGAAGTCTCCGACGTGGTGGTGGCCGAGATCGACAAGACGTTGACCAATCACCCTCGCGACGAGATCGAGAAGCTGGTGAAGGAAGAACTCGCGACCGCCTGA
- a CDS encoding DUF1206 domain-containing protein has translation MSATDSHDPDDFAWAVPVMRTGYGGRGLVYLVVAGVSLWSLFHGGSAEGTKQVLQKLSSGWGAVVLVAIALGMAAYAIWRVVDALWDLEAYGSEMKGWVARIGLVVSGLVHLGIGGIAVTALVARASGDNGTSKLVSTILSAPMGRIALGVIGLIVIGAGGYYLYKGITKAYLKHLQANEVTRRANIVLQAGLVAQGVVIALMGALIVYAAYSYDPSSAGGLGKVFDWLRGHPFGQFLTGAICVGLLGFAVFCFVNAVYRIVPRASDPDIETLKQSLESDE, from the coding sequence ATGTCCGCCACCGACAGCCACGACCCCGACGATTTCGCCTGGGCAGTGCCCGTCATGCGCACGGGCTACGGGGGGCGCGGGCTGGTCTATCTCGTCGTCGCCGGCGTCTCGCTCTGGTCGCTGTTTCATGGCGGCAGTGCCGAGGGCACCAAGCAGGTGCTGCAGAAGCTCTCGAGCGGCTGGGGCGCCGTGGTGCTGGTCGCCATCGCGCTCGGCATGGCGGCATATGCGATCTGGCGTGTGGTGGATGCGCTCTGGGACCTCGAAGCCTATGGCTCCGAGATGAAGGGGTGGGTCGCGCGGATCGGCCTCGTGGTCAGCGGCCTCGTCCATCTGGGCATCGGCGGTATCGCCGTGACGGCTCTGGTCGCCCGCGCTAGCGGCGACAACGGGACAAGCAAACTGGTCTCCACGATCCTGAGCGCACCGATGGGCCGGATCGCGCTTGGCGTCATAGGGCTGATCGTGATCGGCGCGGGCGGCTACTACCTCTATAAGGGGATCACCAAGGCCTACCTGAAACATCTGCAAGCCAACGAGGTTACCCGGCGCGCCAATATCGTGCTGCAGGCGGGGCTTGTGGCGCAGGGCGTGGTGATCGCGCTCATGGGCGCGCTGATCGTCTATGCCGCCTATAGCTACGACCCGTCGAGCGCGGGCGGCCTCGGCAAGGTGTTCGACTGGCTGCGCGGACACCCGTTCGGACAATTTCTGACCGGGGCGATCTGCGTGGGCCTTCTCGGGTTCGCCGTGTTCTGCTTCGTCAACGCCGTCTATCGGATCGTGCCGCGCGCCAGCGACCCCGATATCGAGACGCTCAAGCAGAGCCTTGAGAGCGACGAATGA
- the rarD gene encoding EamA family transporter RarD, with amino-acid sequence MNEAVKGFWAMVTACVIWGLSGLYYKMLDGMPPIEVLAHRTLWSFLFFAVILGLKGRLGELWIALAERRGRGALVIATAALMISANWFTFIWSVHFGHAVQASLGYYIFPLVAVVLGLIVYREALSTRQWMAVALAATAVIVLTIGLGVAPWVSLILAATFGTYGLIKKGLRAGPMVSVCAEVLLLSPVALIVLWGYHAGWWGSAPGAGHFGGDWKTTLLLIFSGPLTGTPLLLFAYAAQRVRMATVGLVQYLNPTLQFAVATLAFGETVTIWHAIALGLIWTALALYSSANLRMRRPQPAAQPVTQRGLGES; translated from the coding sequence ATGAACGAGGCGGTCAAGGGCTTCTGGGCGATGGTGACGGCCTGCGTCATCTGGGGGCTGTCGGGCCTCTATTACAAAATGCTCGACGGGATGCCGCCGATCGAGGTGCTCGCCCATCGCACGCTCTGGTCCTTCCTGTTCTTCGCCGTGATCCTCGGGCTGAAAGGCCGCCTTGGCGAGCTTTGGATCGCGCTGGCGGAACGTCGCGGGCGCGGGGCGCTGGTGATCGCGACGGCGGCGCTCATGATCTCGGCCAACTGGTTCACCTTCATCTGGTCGGTCCATTTCGGCCATGCGGTGCAGGCGTCGCTGGGCTATTACATCTTCCCGCTCGTGGCCGTCGTCCTCGGGCTGATCGTCTATCGCGAGGCGCTGAGCACGCGGCAGTGGATGGCTGTCGCGCTGGCCGCCACGGCGGTCATCGTCCTGACGATCGGGCTGGGCGTTGCGCCGTGGGTCTCGCTGATCCTTGCCGCGACTTTCGGCACTTACGGGCTGATCAAGAAGGGGCTGCGCGCGGGTCCGATGGTCTCGGTCTGTGCCGAGGTACTGCTGCTCTCGCCGGTCGCGTTGATTGTGCTCTGGGGCTATCACGCGGGTTGGTGGGGCAGCGCGCCCGGTGCGGGCCATTTCGGCGGCGACTGGAAAACGACGCTGCTCCTGATCTTCTCCGGCCCGCTCACCGGCACGCCTTTGCTGCTGTTCGCCTATGCGGCGCAGCGCGTGCGGATGGCGACCGTGGGGCTGGTGCAATATCTCAACCCGACGCTGCAATTCGCCGTGGCGACATTGGCCTTCGGCGAGACGGTCACGATCTGGCACGCGATCGCTCTGGGGTTGATCTGGACGGCGCTCGCGCTCTATTCCAGCGCCAACCTGCGGATGCGCCGCCCGCAGCCTGCGGCACAGCCCGTCACGCAGCGCGGTTTAGGCGAAAGCTGA
- a CDS encoding TIGR00730 family Rossman fold protein, protein MTLPRSVCVYCGSRSGAKPAYAAAAQETGEMLAARDWQLVYGAGDVGLMGEVARAAQTAGGRTFGVIPEHLFPREVGKRDLTTFVVTETMHERKKVMFMNADAVVVLPGGAGSLDELFEVLTWRQIGLHEKPIYLLNIEGYWAPLEALIDHVIGEGFADASLRDLVVTVDSVAELERALVSAFA, encoded by the coding sequence ATGACCCTTCCCCGTTCCGTCTGTGTCTATTGCGGCTCTCGTTCGGGCGCGAAGCCTGCTTATGCGGCAGCAGCGCAGGAAACCGGAGAGATGCTCGCCGCGCGCGACTGGCAGCTGGTCTACGGCGCGGGCGATGTCGGGCTGATGGGAGAGGTCGCGCGCGCGGCGCAAACCGCGGGCGGGCGCACCTTCGGCGTGATCCCCGAGCACCTCTTCCCGCGCGAGGTCGGCAAGCGCGATCTGACCACCTTCGTCGTCACCGAGACGATGCACGAGCGCAAGAAGGTGATGTTCATGAATGCCGATGCGGTGGTCGTGCTGCCGGGCGGTGCGGGCTCGCTCGATGAGCTCTTCGAAGTGCTGACCTGGCGCCAGATCGGCCTGCATGAGAAGCCGATCTATCTGCTCAATATCGAGGGCTACTGGGCCCCACTCGAGGCGCTGATCGACCATGTCATCGGCGAGGGCTTCGCGGATGCGTCGCTGCGCGATCTCGTCGTGACGGTCGACAGCGTGGCGGAGCTGGAACGCGCGCTCGTCTCAGCTTTCGCCTAA